Proteins from one Mycobacterium sp. HUMS_12744610 genomic window:
- a CDS encoding response regulator, with product MTSAGRAIEILLVEDDPGDELITREAFEHNKLKNNLNVAHDGEEGLDYLYRRGKFADAVRPDLILLDLNLPKYDGRQLLEQVKSDPDLARIPVVVLTTSSAEEDILRSYQLHANAYVTKPVDLDQFINAVRQIDEFFIQVVRLPGL from the coding sequence ATGACCTCGGCCGGGAGAGCGATCGAAATCCTGCTCGTCGAAGACGACCCGGGCGACGAGCTGATCACCCGGGAGGCGTTCGAGCACAACAAGCTCAAGAACAACCTCAACGTCGCGCACGACGGCGAGGAAGGCCTGGACTACCTCTACAGGCGCGGCAAGTTCGCGGACGCGGTGCGGCCCGACCTGATCCTGCTCGACCTGAACCTGCCCAAGTACGACGGCCGCCAACTGCTCGAGCAGGTCAAGTCCGATCCCGACCTGGCGCGCATCCCGGTGGTCGTGCTCACGACGTCCTCGGCGGAGGAGGACATCCTGCGCAGCTACCAGTTGCACGCCAACGCCTACGTCACCAAGCCGGTCGACCTCGACCAGTTCATCAACGCGGTCCGCCAGATCGACGAGTTCTTCATCCAGGTGGTGCGGTTGCCGGGTCTGTGA